The Microbacterium horticulturae genome has a window encoding:
- the sufD gene encoding Fe-S cluster assembly protein SufD, with protein MAATTTASEQAPAARTEENHAHVDPAARLTGYDVPVQTRSERPRSYDPADFGTPTGREVNWKHTPMNRIGALLDASAGDPDAVSVTVTGAPMGTLAIGQAPRGTAFEPEDLPSAIAWTAASDARHVILDGEPAEPVVIEIIGRGGVAHEHLVIEARPNAQATVVLRHSGSVTLAENVEIIVGEGAHLKVVTVQEWQDDAIHLSAHQALVGKDATLRHFIVSFGGDVVRVNPNVRLAGNGSHADVYGIGFCDAGQHLENQVYVFHEGASTSADVLYKSALQGEQAHTVWIGDVLIGSEAVGTDSYEANRNLVLTEGAHADSIPNLEIEIGDIVGAGHASATGRFDDEQLFYLQARGIDEAEARRLVVLGFLSELVQRIGIPELESELIADIERELGEETGA; from the coding sequence ATGGCGGCCACGACGACAGCGTCCGAGCAGGCACCCGCCGCTCGGACGGAGGAGAACCACGCACACGTCGACCCGGCAGCCCGCCTGACGGGCTACGACGTCCCCGTCCAGACCCGCTCCGAGCGGCCGCGGTCGTACGACCCGGCCGACTTCGGCACCCCGACCGGGCGCGAGGTCAACTGGAAGCACACCCCGATGAACCGCATCGGCGCGCTGCTGGACGCGAGCGCCGGCGACCCCGACGCCGTCTCGGTCACCGTCACGGGCGCCCCGATGGGCACGCTCGCGATCGGTCAGGCGCCGCGCGGCACCGCGTTCGAACCGGAAGATCTGCCGTCCGCTATCGCGTGGACCGCGGCATCCGATGCCCGTCACGTCATCCTCGACGGTGAGCCCGCCGAGCCGGTCGTGATCGAGATCATCGGCCGGGGCGGCGTCGCGCACGAGCACCTCGTGATCGAGGCGCGGCCGAACGCGCAGGCCACCGTGGTGCTGCGGCACAGCGGCAGCGTCACGCTCGCCGAGAACGTCGAGATCATCGTCGGCGAGGGTGCGCACCTCAAGGTCGTCACGGTCCAGGAATGGCAGGACGACGCCATCCACCTCTCCGCGCACCAGGCGCTGGTGGGGAAGGATGCCACGCTCCGGCACTTCATCGTCAGCTTCGGCGGCGACGTCGTCCGCGTGAACCCGAACGTGCGGCTGGCGGGCAACGGCTCGCACGCCGATGTGTACGGCATCGGCTTCTGCGACGCCGGGCAGCACCTCGAGAACCAGGTGTACGTCTTCCACGAGGGTGCGTCGACCAGCGCCGACGTGCTGTACAAGAGCGCCCTGCAGGGCGAGCAGGCGCACACGGTGTGGATCGGCGACGTGCTCATCGGATCCGAGGCCGTCGGCACCGACTCGTATGAGGCGAACCGCAACCTGGTGCTCACCGAGGGCGCGCACGCCGACTCGATCCCGAACCTGGAGATCGAGATCGGCGACATCGTCGGCGCCGGCCATGCCAGCGCGACCGGTCGCTTCGACGACGAGCAGCTGTTCTACCTGCAGGCCCGCGGGATCGACGAGGCCGAGGCCCGTCGACTGGTGGTGCTCGGGTTCCTCAGCGAGCTCGTGCAGCGCATCGGCATCCCCGAGCTCGAGTCCGAGCTCATCGCCGACATCGAGCGCGAACTCGGCGAGGAGACGGGCGCATGA
- the sufC gene encoding Fe-S cluster assembly ATPase SufC encodes MSVLEIRDLHVTVETDAGVTPILNGVTLTIRTGETHAIMGPNGSGKSTLAYTIAGHPKYTVTSGSITLDGEDVLSMTVDERARAGLFLAMQYPVEIPGVTVTNFLRTAKTAIDGEAPAVRTWMKDVKQAMKNLRMDAKFAQRNVNEGFSGGEKKRHEILQLEMLKPNIAILDETDSGLDVDALKIVSEGVNRAKDATNLGVLLITHYTRILRYIHPDFVHVLVKGRVAEEGGPELADRLEEEGYDRYLEGEPEPEASIDA; translated from the coding sequence ATGTCTGTCCTCGAAATCCGCGACCTGCACGTCACTGTGGAGACGGATGCGGGAGTCACCCCCATCCTCAACGGTGTGACGCTGACCATCCGCACCGGTGAGACCCACGCCATCATGGGCCCCAACGGCTCGGGCAAGTCGACCCTCGCCTACACGATCGCCGGCCACCCGAAGTACACCGTCACGAGCGGCTCGATCACGCTCGACGGCGAGGACGTGCTGTCGATGACCGTCGATGAGCGTGCCCGTGCCGGCCTGTTCCTGGCGATGCAGTACCCGGTGGAGATCCCCGGCGTCACCGTCACGAACTTCCTGCGCACTGCGAAGACCGCGATCGACGGCGAAGCTCCGGCCGTCCGCACGTGGATGAAGGACGTCAAGCAGGCGATGAAGAACCTGCGCATGGACGCCAAATTCGCCCAGCGCAACGTCAACGAGGGCTTCTCGGGCGGTGAGAAGAAGCGCCACGAGATCCTCCAGCTCGAGATGCTGAAGCCGAACATCGCTATCCTCGACGAGACCGACTCGGGGCTCGACGTCGACGCGCTGAAGATCGTGTCGGAGGGCGTGAACCGCGCGAAGGACGCGACGAACCTCGGTGTGCTGCTGATCACGCACTACACCCGCATCCTGCGCTACATCCACCCCGACTTCGTGCACGTGCTCGTCAAGGGCCGTGTCGCCGAAGAGGGCGGTCCCGAGCTCGCCGACCGTCTTGAGGAAGAGGGTTACGACCGCTACCTCGAGGGCGAGCCCGAGCCCGAAGCCTCGATCGACGCGTAG
- the sufB gene encoding Fe-S cluster assembly protein SufB, with product MSDVLIERPELDGLGVYEFGWHDDDIAGASAQRGLSEAVVRDISRLKNEPEWMLKARLKGLALFQRKPMPTWGADLSEIDFEHIKYFVRSTEGQAETWEDLPEDIRNTYERLGIPEAERQRLVAGVTAQYESEVVYHQIREDLESQGVIFTDTDTALREHPEFFEEYFGTIIPAGDNKFAALNTAVWSGGSFVYVPKGVHVEIPLQAYFRINTENMGQFERTLIIADEDSYVHYIEGCTAPVYKSDSLHSAVVEIVVKKNARVRYTTIQNWSSNVYNLVTKRAIAYEGATMEWVDGNIGSKVTMKYPSIYLAGEHAKGETLSVAFAGPGQHQDAGAKMIHLAPYTQSSIISKSIARGGGRSGYRGEVRVEPNAHHSANTVRCDALLVDTISRSDTYPAIDIRVDDVELGHEATVSKVSAEQLFYLQSRGVPEDEAMAMIVRGFIEPIARELPMEYALELNKLIEMGMEGSVG from the coding sequence ATGTCCGATGTTCTGATCGAACGCCCTGAACTCGACGGTCTGGGGGTGTACGAATTCGGCTGGCACGATGACGACATCGCCGGTGCCAGCGCTCAGCGGGGGCTCAGTGAAGCCGTCGTGCGCGACATCTCCCGGTTGAAGAACGAGCCGGAATGGATGCTGAAGGCCCGCCTGAAGGGCCTCGCGCTGTTCCAGCGCAAACCCATGCCCACGTGGGGCGCCGACCTCTCGGAGATCGACTTCGAACACATCAAGTACTTCGTGCGCTCCACCGAGGGCCAGGCGGAGACGTGGGAGGACCTCCCCGAGGACATCCGCAACACCTACGAGCGGCTGGGGATTCCGGAGGCCGAGCGGCAGCGGCTGGTCGCCGGCGTGACCGCGCAGTACGAGTCTGAGGTGGTCTACCACCAGATCCGTGAAGACTTGGAGAGCCAGGGCGTCATCTTCACCGACACCGACACCGCTCTGCGGGAGCACCCCGAGTTCTTCGAGGAGTACTTCGGCACGATCATCCCCGCCGGCGACAACAAGTTCGCCGCGTTGAACACGGCGGTGTGGTCGGGCGGTTCGTTCGTCTACGTTCCCAAGGGCGTCCACGTCGAGATCCCGCTGCAGGCCTACTTCCGCATCAACACCGAGAACATGGGCCAGTTCGAGCGCACGCTGATCATCGCCGACGAAGACTCGTACGTGCACTACATCGAGGGCTGCACCGCGCCGGTCTACAAGTCCGACTCGCTGCACTCGGCCGTCGTCGAGATCGTCGTGAAGAAGAACGCGCGCGTCCGCTACACGACGATCCAGAACTGGTCGAGCAACGTGTACAACCTCGTCACCAAGCGCGCCATCGCCTACGAGGGCGCGACCATGGAGTGGGTCGACGGCAACATCGGCTCCAAGGTGACGATGAAGTATCCGTCGATCTACCTGGCCGGCGAGCACGCCAAGGGCGAGACGCTGTCGGTGGCCTTCGCCGGTCCCGGTCAGCACCAGGACGCCGGTGCGAAGATGATCCACCTCGCGCCCTACACGCAGTCGTCGATCATCTCGAAGTCGATCGCGCGCGGCGGCGGTCGCTCTGGTTACCGCGGCGAAGTGCGGGTCGAGCCCAACGCGCATCACTCCGCTAACACCGTGCGCTGCGACGCGCTGCTGGTCGACACGATCTCGCGCTCCGACACCTACCCGGCCATCGACATCCGCGTCGACGACGTCGAGCTCGGTCACGAGGCCACGGTGTCGAAGGTGAGTGCCGAGCAGCTCTTCTACCTGCAGTCTCGCGGCGTGCCCGAAGACGAAGCCATGGCCATGATCGTGCGCGGCTTCATCGAGCCGATCGCGCGCGAACTGCCCATGGAATACGCACTGGAACTGAACAAGCTCATCGAGATGGGCATGGAAGGATCGGTCGGCTAG
- a CDS encoding non-heme iron oxygenase ferredoxin subunit — MTVARACGVSELEQDAPLKVELEGHPICIVKDSAGEVFAIGDTCTHGNISLSEGFVEDDTVECWAHGSRFSLRTGQPLNLPAYEPVPVYAVTIDGDDVLIDPTVTVPTSEKEN, encoded by the coding sequence ATGACCGTCGCCCGCGCCTGTGGCGTCAGCGAGCTCGAGCAGGACGCGCCGTTGAAGGTGGAGCTGGAAGGCCACCCGATCTGCATCGTCAAGGACTCGGCCGGCGAGGTGTTCGCGATCGGCGACACCTGCACACACGGCAACATCTCCCTGTCCGAGGGGTTCGTGGAAGACGACACCGTCGAGTGCTGGGCGCACGGCTCCCGCTTCTCGCTGCGCACCGGCCAGCCCCTGAACCTCCCCGCGTATGAGCCCGTTCCGGTCTACGCCGTCACGATCGACGGCGACGACGTGCTCATCGACCCCACCGTCACTGTTCCCACTTCCGAGAAGGAAAACTGA